Genomic DNA from Salinibacterium sp. NK8237:
AGTGGGATGACCTGCTCGCCAACGACACTGAGGGCGCGCTGCGCGATCTCATGAACCGCACCCCCGACGGCGACTACCAGACCTACAAGGCAGAGTCTGGCGCTTACGTTCGCGAGAACTTCTTCGGCCGCGACCCTCGCACGCTCAAGATGGTTGAACACCTCTCGGACGACGACGTGTGGAACCTCAAGCGCGGTGGCCACGACTACCGCAAGGTCTACGCCGCGTTTAAGGCAGCCAGTGAGCACAAGGGGCAGCCGACCGTCATCCTCGCGAAGACGGTCAAGGGCTACGGTCTCGGCCCGAGCTTCGAAGGCCGCAATGCGACCCACCAGATGAAGAAGCTCACGCTCGACAACCTCAAAAAGTTCCGCGACGAAATGCACATCCCGATTACGGATGCCGCGCTCGAAGCAGATCCGTACCAGCCCCCGTTCTACCACCCCGGTGAAGACGATGAGGCCATTCAGTACATGCAAGAGCGCCGGCGCGAACTTGGCGGCTACGTGCCTGAGCGTCGCACCAAGTACACGCAGCTCGAGCTTCCCGAAGCAAAGACCTATGACGTCGTCAAGAAGGGCTCCGGCAAACAGGAGATCGCCACTACCATGGCGTTCGCCCGTCTGCTCAAAGACCTCCTGCGCGACAAGTCCATCGGTAACCGAATCGTTCCGATCATTCCGGATGAGGCACGCACGTTCGGAATGGACGCGTACTTCCCCACGGCGAAGATCTACAACCCCGCCGGGCAGCACTACACCTCGGTGGACCGCGAGCAATTGCTGGCCTACAAAGAGAGCCCGCAAGGTCAGATCGTGCACGTCGGCATCAATGAGGCAGGAGCATTTGCTGCCTTCACCGCCGTCGGCACTTCGTACGCCACCAACGGCGAGCCGCTCATTCCTGTCTACGTCTTTTACTCGATGTTCGGGTTCCAGCGCACAGGCGATGCCATGTGGGCTGCTGGCGACCAGATGGCCCGCGGTTTCATCATGGGCGCCACTGCCGGTCGCACGACGCTGACGGGTGAAGGTCTCCAGCACGCTGATGGACACTCGATCCTGTTGGCATCCACCAACCCCGCAGTGGTTAGCTATGACGCTGCCTACGGCTACGAGCTCGGCCACATCGTGCGAGCTGGTATCGAGCGGATGTACGGCGGCAAGCACGAAGACCCCAACGTCATGTACTACCTCACCTTGTACAACGAGCCTCTTGTTCAGCCCGCTGAGCCCGAGAACTTCGATGTCGAGGGTGCGCTGAAGGGTATTTATCACCTGTCGTCGCCGACGATCACTGGTCCAAAGGCCCAGCTGATGGCATCCGGAGTCGCAGTGCCGTGGGCGCTAGAAGCGCAGCAGATCCTGTCCTCGGACTGGGGCGTTGCTGCCGACGTCTGGTCAGTCACATCCTGGACTGAGCTTCGCCGTGATGGACTCGCTGCTGAAGAGCACAACTTCCTTCACCCCAACGAAGAACCTCACGTGCCCTACGTCACGACAAAGCTCGCGGATTCCAAGGGCCCGTTTGTTGCGGTTACTGACTTCATGCACGCGGTTCCCGATCAGATCCGGGCCTTTGTTCCCGGTGAGTTCGCGACTTTGGGTGCTGACGACTTCGGTTTCTCCGACACGCGTGCTGCTGCACGTCGCTTCTTCAAGATCGACAGCCACTCGATGGTCGTTCGTACTTTGGAGATGCTCGTGAAGCGCGGCGAGATGGATCCTGCTGTTCCGGCTCAAGCAATTGAGAAGTACAGCATCCACGACGTCAACGAAGGCACCACCGGTTCTGCCGGCGGCGAAAGCTAGGTCGCAACCATTCCCCCGGTACAAAAAACTAAGGCGCAAACACTCGCCTGGTTGCGTGTCATTACGGGCGAACTCTCTACAGCTACGCTCAAACGACTTGAGGACACGCTGCCCTGGTATAGCAAAATGCCACCAGGGCGGCGTTCCGCTGTCGGTTTAGTCGCTCAAGCTGGAATCACGAGCTTCATTAGCTGGTTTGAAGACCCCACGACGACACCGTGGATCGCGGCGGACGTTTTCGGGGCTGCTCCACGAGAGCTCTTGCGTTCGGTATCGCTTCAGCAAACACTTCAGTTGATTCGGATTGCCGTTGAAGTCGTTGAGTCACGCGTTAAAGCTGACGATGACGTGTTGCGTGAAGCGATCCTGTTGTATTCGCGTGAAATCGCCTTTGCCTCGGCGGATGTGTATGCGCGCGCCGCGGAAGCCCGCGGACTGTGGGATGCCCGCCTTGAAGCACTTGTCGTCGACTCCATCCTCAGTGGCGAGTATGACAACGAACTTCCGAGCCGCATCGCGGCCCTCGGCTGGAATGGTCACGGCGAGGTGTGCGTTCTTGTCGGCACGTCCCCACGGCAGCTCGATGTCGATCAGTTGCGACGCACTGCTCGTCATCTGGACGCTGATGTTCTTATCGGCGTGCAGGGCAGCCGTCTCGTGCTCGTCATCGGCCGAGCTGCTCCTCGCTCGGAAAAGCCCGAAGATGCTGAGCCTCTCCCCTTCATTACGATCGCCGAGCAGCTTGAGCCAGGATTTGGCAGCGGCCACTTGGTGCTCGGCCCCGAGGTTCCGAGTCTTGTTGATGCTTCTAAGAGCGCAAAGGCTGCTCTCGCCGGCTTCGCAGTGGCTCGTTCGTGGCGCAACGCTCCTCGACCGACCCTTGCCAATGATCTGCTCCCTGAGCGCGCGTTTGCCGGTGATCCGCTGGCACGCTCGACGCTCATCAACAAGATCTACAAGCCGCTTCAGGCACACTCGACAGATCTGCTCACGACGTTGTGGTGCTATCTCGACAATGGTCGCTCTCTAGAGGCGACAGCTCGCGAACTTTTCGTGCATCCCAACACTGTGCGTTACCGCTTGAAGCGGGTCAGTGAGGTCATCGGCTGGGATGCCACCGGCGCACGCGAGGCGCTGATTCTGCAGGCAGCACTCATTGTGGGTTCGATTTCGGATCCCGAGCCGGGTCGTTCCCGCTAGCGCGCTAGTGTTTGGCGACTTCACACAATGATCCCTCCAAGCTTTGGTGGGTTCACCCAAGCGGTTCGGACGAAAGATTGGCAGACTAGCTAAGTGATTGTTGTAGTAGCGCCCGGACAGGGCTCCCAGACCCCCGGTTTCCTTGAGCCATGGCTCGAAGACGCCTCGCTGCGCGATCAGCTAGGCGAGATCTCAGAAGCCGCAGGCATCGACCTCATCGCCCACGGAACAACGTCGGACGCCGACACCATCCGTGACACCGCAGTGGCTCAACCGCTGATCGTCGCCGCGGGATTGCTCACTCTGAGCGCGCTCACGGCTGGCGATCGCCGCAAACACATCGGTGCTGTCGCTGGACACTCGGTCGGCGAGATCACTGCTGCTGCGGCATCCGGAATCCTCTCCGAAAGTGACGCGATGCGCTTCGTCGTCGAGCGCGGATCGGCAATGGCTTCAGCTGCTGCGCTGGAATCGACCGGAATGTCCGCCGTCATCGGCGGAGACGAAGAGGCACTACTTGAGCGTCTCGCCGAGCTCGGGCTCCAGCCAGCGAACTTCAACGGTGGCGGACAAATTGTTGTTGCCGGCGCCCTTGACGCTCTCGCGAAGCTATCCGAAGAGCCCCTCAAGGGCACCCGAGTCATTCCGCTTCAGGTCGCGGGAGCGTTCCACACTCGCTACATGCAACCGGCCGTAGCGCACCTCGAAACATTTGCTGCAACGCTCACGGCACACGACCCCACCGTGCCGATCTACACCAACCGTGACGGTTCGCTTATCGAGAGCGGCACTCATTTCGTTGATCTCCTCGTCGGTCAGGTGTCGTCGCCGGTTCGCTGGGATCTCACGATGAATTCGCTCGCGGATGCCGGAGTCACCGGAATTATTGAACTTGCGCCCGCAGGCGCTCTTGTTGGCCTAGCCAAGCGCGGACTCCGGGGCATCCCGGCCGTCGCCGTGAAGACACCAGACGATCTATCCGCAGCATTTGACCTGATGGAGGCCAACGCATGACCGCACCCACCCTCACCCAGTCCGCCGGGTCACAGTTCACCAAGATTTACAGCTACGGCGCCGCCCGCGGTGACCTGCTTGTTGACAACAATCAGCTCGTTGAAGCAATTGACTCGAGCGATGAGTGGATTCAGCAGCGCACCGGCATGATCACCCGCCGCCGCGCGTCAGCGGGCATCCTCGCTGTCGATCTCGCCACAGATGCCGCTCGTGAAGCGATCGAGAAGTCTGGCGTTGACCCGTCGAAGATCGACCTTGTCATTATCGCGACGATCAGCAACGTTCTGCAGACGCCGTCGATGTCTGCAGTTGTGGCCGACCGCGTGGGAGCCAATCCTGCCGCAGCGTACGACGTGAACGCTGCCTGCGCTGGCTTCAGCTACGCGGTCACGCAGGCCGATGCCCTGATCCGTGCGGGCGCAGCCAAATATGCCCTCGTTATCGGCGCCGAAAAGCTCTCTGACCTTGTCGACCCCACCGACCGCAGCATCTCGTTCCTTCTGGCTGATGGTGCCGGCGCTGTTGTCATTGGCCCGAGCGACACCCCCGGCATCTCGGCTCCAGTGTGGGGTTCGGATGGCTCGAAGGCTGACGCGATCAAAATGAATGCAACCCTCGTCGACTTCCGCGAGGGCGACGCAGCGTGGCCGACCCTCCGCCAAGAAGGCCAGACCGTCTTCCGTTGGGCAGTCTGGGACATGGCAAAGGTAGCCAAGGAAGCTTTGGATGTCGCGGGAATCACCGCAGACGACCTCGCCGCGTTCATCCCTCACCAGGCAAACATGCGCATCATCGACGAGTTCGCGAAGCAACTAAAGCTGCCCGAGTCTGTAGTGATCGCGCGCGATGTTGCCGATATGGGCAACTCGTCGGCAGCATCCATCCCGCTCGCGACTCACCGTCTTCTCAGCGAGCACCCTGAACTGAGCGGCGGACTCGCCCTACAGATCGGCTTCGGCGCGGGTCTCGTATTCGGCGCGCAAGTAATCGTTCTGCCTTAGTACCCCAGAGAAACGCCGCTGCTGGCCTACACTGGCTAACGGTCAAATTACATCCCAAGGAGAAAAACATGGCACTGTCCACTGAAGAAGTTATGGCCGGATTGGCTGAGCTCATCAACGACGAGACCGGCATTGCGACCGACACTGTTGAGATGGGCAAGTCGTTCACCGATGACCTCGACATCGACTCCATCTCGATGATGACAATCGTTGTTAACGCAGAAGAAAAGTTCGACGTAAAGATCCCCGACGAAGAGGTAAAGAACCTCAAGACCGTCGGTGACGCTGTGAGCTTCATCACCAACGCTCAGGCGTAACACCCGCTCGACGTGGAGGGCCAACCGCACTCACTGCGGTTGGCCTCCGCGCAGCACCCCAGGAGTCTGCCGTCGGCGGGCTTTCTGAGCCATGCACTCAAAAGGAACGTGAAATGACCAAAAAGATCGTTGTCACCGGTATCGGTGCCACTACGCCCATCGGCGGAACCGCGACCGAGTCGTGGAACGCCCTTCTCGCTGGCGAATCCGGAGCCCGCTCTCTCGAGCAGGACTGGGTTGAAAAGTATTCTCTCCCCGTAACGTTTGCGGCGCAGGCGAAAGTGCGCCCCGAAGAAGTTCTGGAGCGCGTCGAGTACAAACGACTCGATCCCTCTAGCCAGTTCGCTCTCATCTCGGCGCGCGAAGCGTGGGCCGATGCGGGCTCCCCTGACGTCGATCCTGAGCGTATTGGTGTCGACTATTCCACCGGAATCGGCGGACTCTGGACCCTGCTCGATGCCTGGGACACCCTGCGTGAAAAGGGCCCGCGTCGCGTTCTGCCCATGACAATTCCGATGCTCATGCCCAACGCTGCTGCGGCCGCCATCAGCATGGCTATCCCCTCGCGTGCCTACGCGCGCACTGACGTTTCCGCCTGTGCTTCCAGCACCGAGGCCCTCGCTAACGCCTACGCGCACCTGCAGGCCGGACTCGCGGATGTCGTCATCGCCGGTGGAACTGAAGCTGTCGTGCATCCTCTGCCGATCGCCGCCTTCGCGTCGATGCAAGCGCTCTCGAAGCGCAATGACGACCCGGCTACCGCCTCACGCCCCTATGACGTCTCCCGCGATGGTTTCGTTCTCGGCGAAGGAGCGGCGACGCTCGTTCTCGAGACTGAGGAACACGCTCTCGCCCGCGGCGCACGCATTTACGCTGAGCTCGCCGGTGGCGCTGTAACCAGCGACTCGTTCCACATCACCGCTCCCGACCCCGAGGGAACCGCCGCAGCGCGCGCAGTGCGCGACGCCCTCGACGCCGCCGGAGCAACGCCAGAAGACGTTACCCACATCAACGCTCACGCCACGAGCACGCCCGTCGGCGACATTGCCGAGTACAAGGCGCTCCTGCGCATCTTCGGCGATCACCTGCCCAACATTCCCGTCTCGGCCACGAAGGGCGCCACAGGCCACCTTCTGGGCGGCACAGGGGCACTCGAGGCGATCTTCACGGTTCTCGCGCTCCACCACCGCACAGCGCCCCCGACGATCAACCTCACCAACCAGGACCCGGCGATCCCGCTGGATGTCGTCACGTCACCTCGCGACCTCGGCGCCGGCCCGCAGTTGGCTATTAGTAACTCGTTCGGCTTCGGCGGACACAACGCTGTCGCCGCATTCCGCTCGGTCTAGCCACGGAGCCAGCTCGGCCGCTCTAGCGAATTGAGCCTTAGCGAAGAATCGCCCGCCCGATCATTGATCGGGCGGGCGATTTCTCGTTGAGCGTCGTCAGTGCGTGCACACGCTCCGTGAGGTGCGAGCGTTAGTTGACAGCACCGTCTCCCGCAAGAACGCCACCGTCGATGATGAATTCAGACCCGGTCGAGTAACTCGAGTCTTCGCTCGCAAGGAAAAGGACCATCTTCGTCACTTCTTCCGGCTCTCCGAGGCGAGGAATCGGGGTGCTCGAGCCGTCAATCTCTAGGCCGTCGGTCATCGGAGTCCGGATGTTACCCGGGTGAACCGAGTTGACCCGCACACCCTGGTGGCCGAGTTCCATCGCGACTGATTTCGTCAAACCGCGAAGGCCAAACTTGGAGGCCGTGTAGCCATGGAGTGCGGCGAAGCCCTGCATCCCGGCAGTCGAGGAGATATTGACGATCGAGGAGGTCTCGTTCTTGACCAATTCTGGTGCCGCCGATTTGATGCCGAGGAAGGCGCCGGTGAGGTTAATCCCGATGATTAGCGACCAGTCCTTAGCCGTGTAGGTATCAAGCGTGCCGAAGTTTGCGATACCAGCGTTGTTGATCAGAACGTTCAGGCCGCCAAAGGTGTCAACCGCCAGCTTCACTGCTGCAAGCCACTCATCTTCGTTCGTGACATCGAGGTGGGCGTAGACGGCGCTCTCGCCGAGTTCGTCCGCAAGAGTCTGGCCCTCAGCATCCAAGACGTCAGTGATGACGACCTTTCCGCCCTCGGCCACGATGGCGCGGCTGTGCGACTCGCCCATTCCGCGGGCACCGCCACTGATGAGAACTACTTTTCCGTCAAAACGAGACATGATGTTCCTTCCAAATCCTGAAATAGTTTCAGCCGGAAGAACAAGGTCCGAGGACCCGGGAACGGTCCTTTGTGGCAACCGTGCCCGAATACTTCCGGCCACAACTCAACGCTACGCCGTGAGTCTGCTGGATGCGACCTGAACGGCACGCTCGCAGCGAACAAACAGTCACACCCCTATGCAGACCGCAGCGACTAAAGGATTGAACGACATCCGTCATGCAGCGCGCATTCACCATCGAACATCGAGTCGACGGAATCGAGCACGACATCAACACAGTCGTGCCATTCGATGAGCGGAATCCGTGTGTCGGCCACTGCCTCAGAGGTAGCCGCACGTTCGGAAATCATCATCAACCGACCTTGTGGAGCCACACAACTGCAGAATCTTGACTGGCGTGACGGAACGACTCAAGTTCGTCGTCCCAGGCTTGGCCGAGAGCAAGGCGAAGTTCACGGTGCAACTCGAAAGCATCGGAACCCGCAGCTTCCATCGCGTAGCGCAAACGGTCTTCCGGAATCACCATGTTGCCGACGCTGTCGGTCTGCGCGAAGAAAATGCCGAGGTCGGGCGTGTGCATCCAGCGACCGCCATCCGAACCCGGGCTCGGGTCTTCGGTGACTTCGAAACGGAGGTGTTCCCATCCACGCAGGGACGACGCAAGTGTGGCACCGGAGCCCTGCGGACCCTCCCAATAGAACTCAGCACGCTGAGAACCCTTGAGCACGGGTTGATCATCCCAGTCAAAGTTCACGGCACGTTCAAGAGCGCGACCAGCAGCCCACTCAATATGTGGGCAGAGCGCGCGAGGAGCAGAGTGCACATAGAGCACTCCGCGAGCGTTTTGTGCAGTCACGATATCTCCGTTCCGTTGGATGCGACTTCCCCATCGACCCACGAACGGTGCCTGTGACGGCACGAAGCTGTTAAATTGTGCGGCGAACCGCTTGGGGACATTATCCCCGAAGAATCCGCCAAAACACAAGCATGTAGTGAGATTTACGCTATTTGGGCGCGAACGTAGCCGCGCGAGAGCAACTGCTGCCGCGGATTACGCGCGGTTGAGGGCCTCGGGAAGCGTCATCCGCCACTCTTCTGGCGCATCCGCAGCAGGCGCCGCCGGCAGGTTACCCTTGCCGTCAGGCTCGGGAATCGCCGAGATGAGCGCTCGCGTGTACGGGTGCACTGGGTCATTCCAAATGAGATCTGAAACGCCAGATTCAACGATCTTGCCGCGATACATCACCACGGTGCGGTCGGCGATGAGGCGCACAATCGCGAGGTCGTGAGAGATGAAGAGCAACCCGGCGCCGGCATCGAGCGCGAGCTTGCGCATCATGTCAGCGACGGATGCCTGACTCGAGGCATCCAGAGCAGAAATCGGTTCGTCAGCCACCAACAGATCGGGGCGCGCAGCCAGGGCCCGCGCGATAGCGACACGTTGACGTTGGCCGCCGGAAAGTTCGTGGGCGTAGCGTGACACCATCTCGGTGGGGAGCCCCACACGTTCGAGCCACTCTTCGGGCTGCGAGCCTTCATCGCCACGTTCAACGGCGGCGCGGATGCCTTCTGATATCTGCTGGCCCACGCGAATCCGCGGGTTCAGGGATGAGTTGGGATCTTGGAAGACCATCTGGATCGACGTGAACTGTGCGCGACGACGGCGAACACCCAGCAGCGGAACTTCAGAACCGCGATAGGTCACCGCGCCAGCACGAGGCCGTTCCATTCCCACAACGGCGCGGGCCAAGCTCGACTTGCCACAACCGCTCTCCCCCACGAGTGCCAGCACTTCGCCGGGAGCAATCGTGAGCGAAACCTCGTCGACCGCGCGCACGACAGTCGCACCGTGGTACTCGATAACGAGGTCTGAAACCTCAAGCAATTCACTCATTCGCTTGCCTCCTCGAAGCCAGCAGCGCCAGGAAGTGACGCAAGCAGCTCGCGTGTGTACGCGTGCTGGGGGTTCACGAAGATTTCGCTTCGCACATTCGACTCCACAATCTCGCCATGACGCATCACCGCAATGTCATCGGCGATCGCGCTCATCACACCGAGGTCGTGGGTTACGAGCAGCACTGCGAGTTGGCGCTCATCGGCCAAGTCGCGCAAAAGGTGAAGGATGCCCGCCTGAACGGTCACGTCGAGAGCCGTCGTCGGCTCATCCGCGAGCAACACGATCGGGTCGCACGCCAAGGCGATCGCAATAGCGATGCGCTGTCGCTGGCCGCCCGAAAACTGGTGCGGGTAGCGAGCAAGAGCCTCGGCCGGATTCGGGACTCGAACCCGATCGAGCAGCTCAATAGCGTGCGCCCGGGCCTGCTTGCTGGACATCTTCAGGTGGCGCTTCACGTGATCGGTGAGCTGCGTGCCCACCGTCAACTGCGGGTGCAGACTCGACGAAGGGTCCTGGAAGATCATCGCGATGCGGCGACCACGAATCTCGTTCAGCTGCCGATGAGTCATGCCCACCAACTCGGTGTCGCCCAAACGAATGGATCCCCCGACAACGGCGTTGCTCGGCAACAAGCCCAACATCGCGAGCGACGTGACCGTCTTGCCGGAGCCCGATTCCCCCGCGAGACCCTGGATGCGTCCGGGGGTAAGCGCGAGGCTGATGCCTTTAACGATGGACTTCAGGTTCTTACGCGAGCCGATGCCGATCGTGAGGCCGTCGACCGTGAGCACCGGCGTGGTGCTTGCGGCTGCGGCATCCGCAGTCTGAGGTGTTGTGATGTCGCTCATGACCGTGCCCCCGCTCGCGATACCTGGGAAGTGGGATCGAAGATGTCTCGCAGTGAGTCACCCACGAAGTTGAACGCCATAACGACGGTGAGGATGGCCAGACCGGGGAACAACCCGATCCACCAGCTGTCGAAGTTCTGGATGGCCGCGGAAATCATTGAGCCCCACTCGGCCGTTGGTGGCTGAGCGCCGAGTCCCAAGAACGAGAGGCCGGAGAGCAACAGGATTGCCGTTCCCACATCGAGGC
This window encodes:
- the aceE gene encoding pyruvate dehydrogenase (acetyl-transferring), homodimeric type yields the protein MTVNDQDPYSVTNTDKDPEETAEWNESLDSLVAAQGHERGREIMLSLLKRSKDLHLGVPMVPTTDYINTIAKEDEPDFPGDEKLERRYRAWIRWNAAITVHRAQRPGVGVGGHISTYASSAALYEVGHNHFFRGADHESGGDQIFYQGHASPGMYARAFLEGRMSEDQLKGFRQEKSQAPNGISSYPHPRLMPEFWQFPTVSMGLGPINAIYQAQNNKYISNRGIKDVSDKQVWAFLGDGEMDEVESRGALQWAANEKLDNLNFVINCNLQRLDGPVRGNGKIIQELESFFRGAGWNVIKVVWGREWDDLLANDTEGALRDLMNRTPDGDYQTYKAESGAYVRENFFGRDPRTLKMVEHLSDDDVWNLKRGGHDYRKVYAAFKAASEHKGQPTVILAKTVKGYGLGPSFEGRNATHQMKKLTLDNLKKFRDEMHIPITDAALEADPYQPPFYHPGEDDEAIQYMQERRRELGGYVPERRTKYTQLELPEAKTYDVVKKGSGKQEIATTMAFARLLKDLLRDKSIGNRIVPIIPDEARTFGMDAYFPTAKIYNPAGQHYTSVDREQLLAYKESPQGQIVHVGINEAGAFAAFTAVGTSYATNGEPLIPVYVFYSMFGFQRTGDAMWAAGDQMARGFIMGATAGRTTLTGEGLQHADGHSILLASTNPAVVSYDAAYGYELGHIVRAGIERMYGGKHEDPNVMYYLTLYNEPLVQPAEPENFDVEGALKGIYHLSSPTITGPKAQLMASGVAVPWALEAQQILSSDWGVAADVWSVTSWTELRRDGLAAEEHNFLHPNEEPHVPYVTTKLADSKGPFVAVTDFMHAVPDQIRAFVPGEFATLGADDFGFSDTRAAARRFFKIDSHSMVVRTLEMLVKRGEMDPAVPAQAIEKYSIHDVNEGTTGSAGGES
- a CDS encoding beta-ketoacyl-ACP synthase III — translated: MTAPTLTQSAGSQFTKIYSYGAARGDLLVDNNQLVEAIDSSDEWIQQRTGMITRRRASAGILAVDLATDAAREAIEKSGVDPSKIDLVIIATISNVLQTPSMSAVVADRVGANPAAAYDVNAACAGFSYAVTQADALIRAGAAKYALVIGAEKLSDLVDPTDRSISFLLADGAGAVVIGPSDTPGISAPVWGSDGSKADAIKMNATLVDFREGDAAWPTLRQEGQTVFRWAVWDMAKVAKEALDVAGITADDLAAFIPHQANMRIIDEFAKQLKLPESVVIARDVADMGNSSAASIPLATHRLLSEHPELSGGLALQIGFGAGLVFGAQVIVLP
- a CDS encoding ACP S-malonyltransferase; protein product: MIVVVAPGQGSQTPGFLEPWLEDASLRDQLGEISEAAGIDLIAHGTTSDADTIRDTAVAQPLIVAAGLLTLSALTAGDRRKHIGAVAGHSVGEITAAAASGILSESDAMRFVVERGSAMASAAALESTGMSAVIGGDEEALLERLAELGLQPANFNGGGQIVVAGALDALAKLSEEPLKGTRVIPLQVAGAFHTRYMQPAVAHLETFAATLTAHDPTVPIYTNRDGSLIESGTHFVDLLVGQVSSPVRWDLTMNSLADAGVTGIIELAPAGALVGLAKRGLRGIPAVAVKTPDDLSAAFDLMEANA
- a CDS encoding ABC transporter ATP-binding protein, which produces MSDITTPQTADAAAASTTPVLTVDGLTIGIGSRKNLKSIVKGISLALTPGRIQGLAGESGSGKTVTSLAMLGLLPSNAVVGGSIRLGDTELVGMTHRQLNEIRGRRIAMIFQDPSSSLHPQLTVGTQLTDHVKRHLKMSSKQARAHAIELLDRVRVPNPAEALARYPHQFSGGQRQRIAIAIALACDPIVLLADEPTTALDVTVQAGILHLLRDLADERQLAVLLVTHDLGVMSAIADDIAVMRHGEIVESNVRSEIFVNPQHAYTRELLASLPGAAGFEEASE
- a CDS encoding acyl carrier protein, giving the protein MALSTEEVMAGLAELINDETGIATDTVEMGKSFTDDLDIDSISMMTIVVNAEEKFDVKIPDEEVKNLKTVGDAVSFITNAQA
- a CDS encoding beta-ketoacyl synthase, which translates into the protein MTKKIVVTGIGATTPIGGTATESWNALLAGESGARSLEQDWVEKYSLPVTFAAQAKVRPEEVLERVEYKRLDPSSQFALISAREAWADAGSPDVDPERIGVDYSTGIGGLWTLLDAWDTLREKGPRRVLPMTIPMLMPNAAAAAISMAIPSRAYARTDVSACASSTEALANAYAHLQAGLADVVIAGGTEAVVHPLPIAAFASMQALSKRNDDPATASRPYDVSRDGFVLGEGAATLVLETEEHALARGARIYAELAGGAVTSDSFHITAPDPEGTAAARAVRDALDAAGATPEDVTHINAHATSTPVGDIAEYKALLRIFGDHLPNIPVSATKGATGHLLGGTGALEAIFTVLALHHRTAPPTINLTNQDPAIPLDVVTSPRDLGAGPQLAISNSFGFGGHNAVAAFRSV
- a CDS encoding DUF3145 domain-containing protein; translation: MTAQNARGVLYVHSAPRALCPHIEWAAGRALERAVNFDWDDQPVLKGSQRAEFYWEGPQGSGATLASSLRGWEHLRFEVTEDPSPGSDGGRWMHTPDLGIFFAQTDSVGNMVIPEDRLRYAMEAAGSDAFELHRELRLALGQAWDDELESFRHASQDSAVVWLHKVG
- a CDS encoding CdaR family transcriptional regulator produces the protein MRVITGELSTATLKRLEDTLPWYSKMPPGRRSAVGLVAQAGITSFISWFEDPTTTPWIAADVFGAAPRELLRSVSLQQTLQLIRIAVEVVESRVKADDDVLREAILLYSREIAFASADVYARAAEARGLWDARLEALVVDSILSGEYDNELPSRIAALGWNGHGEVCVLVGTSPRQLDVDQLRRTARHLDADVLIGVQGSRLVLVIGRAAPRSEKPEDAEPLPFITIAEQLEPGFGSGHLVLGPEVPSLVDASKSAKAALAGFAVARSWRNAPRPTLANDLLPERAFAGDPLARSTLINKIYKPLQAHSTDLLTTLWCYLDNGRSLEATARELFVHPNTVRYRLKRVSEVIGWDATGAREALILQAALIVGSISDPEPGRSR
- a CDS encoding SDR family oxidoreductase codes for the protein MSRFDGKVVLISGGARGMGESHSRAIVAEGGKVVITDVLDAEGQTLADELGESAVYAHLDVTNEDEWLAAVKLAVDTFGGLNVLINNAGIANFGTLDTYTAKDWSLIIGINLTGAFLGIKSAAPELVKNETSSIVNISSTAGMQGFAALHGYTASKFGLRGLTKSVAMELGHQGVRVNSVHPGNIRTPMTDGLEIDGSSTPIPRLGEPEEVTKMVLFLASEDSSYSTGSEFIIDGGVLAGDGAVN
- a CDS encoding ABC transporter ATP-binding protein; the encoded protein is MSELLEVSDLVIEYHGATVVRAVDEVSLTIAPGEVLALVGESGCGKSSLARAVVGMERPRAGAVTYRGSEVPLLGVRRRRAQFTSIQMVFQDPNSSLNPRIRVGQQISEGIRAAVERGDEGSQPEEWLERVGLPTEMVSRYAHELSGGQRQRVAIARALAARPDLLVADEPISALDASSQASVADMMRKLALDAGAGLLFISHDLAIVRLIADRTVVMYRGKIVESGVSDLIWNDPVHPYTRALISAIPEPDGKGNLPAAPAADAPEEWRMTLPEALNRA